A window from Chitinophaga filiformis encodes these proteins:
- a CDS encoding non-ribosomal peptide synthetase, which translates to MWDRQEKIERNPILISDDHRNSNPLELRSLPELIHEKASLYPDKVALRFRDYAITYQKLNNSVNQFTRLLADYGIKQGCIVGLAVDRSPEMVIVLLAIIKSGAAYVPLDPEYPQARIEFMLEDTKAGFLITEEKYGNRFHYEGKLILMQDLLRQVQQYATSSPEIDIDMDNLVYILFTSGSTGKPKGAQITQRGLVNFLVEMQYEPGLDENDRVLALTTISFDISGLELYLPLITGAEIILTDAQTSKDTRLLMEIVKKEEVTVMQATPATWRMMLESWEERLPIKVLIGGEALSKRLAERLLEKCDSLWNMYGPTETTVWATYKRIYADDEIITVGRPICNMHVYILDTYLKPVPDGTVGEIFMGGVGVGKGYLNRPQLTAELFMDDPFSDIPGARMYKTGDLGRIVNGGEIQCLGRIDHQVKIRGYRIELGEIEHTLGKQKGIKDVVVLPKDERLVAYVVLEKDQHPRFAQWQQALRTTLPEYMIPSNFVTLPAFPLSPNGKVDRNALEAMRQEMEKANRVYIAPRTEQETLLADIWAELLEVDQVGIRDDFFELGGTSIVAMQIMARLERETGKRLPLAGLFTANTVEKLARQLELDDLSISWDLLVPVKPTGNKPPIFIVNGLDMNVLLFNNIARNVDPDQPVYGFQSKGLNGVDEPFETLEDMAAEYIAALLEKGFTDKYALAGYSYGGIVAFEMARQLQAMGKQVKMLAMFDTYAYNRGHFETGLPRYIRKIKRQFPKLLFVTGSLMRQPMETLRYQQAFFQRKYNEFAVYMGLQNPQPVDSAEDKINEKYEAAYRKYHMQPCDACVIDLFRVDTRLYFLDDPIYLGWKPYALKGLVVHNVKGNHKTFLMPPNDKDFAILLQQLLDKRMKPDADT; encoded by the coding sequence ATGTGGGATAGACAAGAGAAAATTGAACGCAATCCCATACTCATATCGGACGACCATCGCAATTCAAATCCACTGGAATTACGTTCTTTACCAGAACTTATCCATGAAAAAGCGTCATTGTACCCCGATAAAGTAGCGTTACGCTTCAGGGATTACGCAATAACTTATCAGAAATTAAATAATTCCGTCAACCAATTCACAAGGCTGCTGGCCGATTACGGCATCAAACAAGGATGCATCGTCGGCCTGGCTGTCGACCGTTCTCCGGAAATGGTCATAGTCTTGCTGGCGATTATAAAATCAGGCGCTGCTTATGTTCCCCTCGATCCTGAATATCCCCAGGCACGGATTGAGTTTATGCTGGAAGACACAAAGGCAGGTTTTCTCATCACCGAAGAAAAATATGGCAACCGGTTTCACTATGAAGGCAAGCTAATCCTGATGCAGGATCTGCTCAGGCAGGTACAACAATATGCTACCTCCTCTCCGGAGATAGACATCGACATGGACAACCTGGTGTACATATTATTCACCTCCGGATCGACAGGAAAACCCAAAGGTGCACAGATCACACAACGGGGACTGGTGAATTTCCTGGTAGAAATGCAGTACGAACCTGGTCTGGATGAAAACGACCGTGTACTGGCGCTTACCACTATTTCTTTTGATATTTCAGGCCTTGAATTATACCTCCCGCTGATCACAGGGGCAGAGATCATTCTGACAGATGCACAAACCTCTAAGGATACACGGTTATTGATGGAGATCGTAAAAAAAGAGGAAGTAACTGTTATGCAGGCCACGCCGGCTACCTGGAGAATGATGCTGGAGTCGTGGGAAGAGAGGCTTCCGATAAAAGTACTGATCGGTGGTGAGGCATTGTCTAAAAGACTGGCAGAAAGACTACTGGAAAAGTGCGACTCTTTGTGGAATATGTATGGCCCTACCGAAACTACTGTATGGGCTACATACAAGCGGATATATGCCGATGATGAGATCATTACTGTCGGACGCCCTATATGCAACATGCATGTTTATATCCTGGATACTTATCTAAAACCGGTGCCTGATGGTACTGTCGGCGAGATCTTTATGGGTGGCGTGGGAGTAGGGAAGGGCTATCTCAACAGGCCCCAGCTGACAGCAGAGCTCTTCATGGACGACCCTTTTTCAGATATTCCCGGCGCCCGCATGTACAAAACGGGTGACCTCGGCAGGATCGTAAACGGCGGAGAGATCCAATGCCTCGGTAGAATAGACCACCAGGTCAAGATCAGGGGCTACCGGATAGAATTGGGGGAAATTGAACATACCCTTGGTAAACAGAAAGGGATAAAGGACGTTGTTGTGCTGCCTAAAGACGAACGCCTGGTAGCCTATGTGGTGCTCGAAAAAGATCAACACCCGCGGTTCGCCCAATGGCAGCAGGCCCTGAGAACTACCCTGCCGGAATATATGATACCCAGCAACTTTGTGACACTACCCGCCTTCCCCTTATCTCCCAACGGTAAGGTAGACAGGAACGCGCTGGAAGCGATGAGGCAGGAGATGGAAAAAGCGAACAGGGTATATATCGCTCCCCGTACTGAACAGGAAACACTGCTCGCTGATATATGGGCTGAGCTGTTGGAAGTGGACCAGGTAGGTATCCGGGACGATTTCTTTGAACTGGGAGGCACATCTATCGTTGCCATGCAGATCATGGCCAGGCTGGAAAGAGAAACCGGAAAGCGCCTGCCGCTGGCCGGATTGTTCACCGCCAATACGGTGGAAAAGCTTGCCAGGCAACTGGAGCTCGACGACCTGTCTATTTCCTGGGACCTGCTGGTACCTGTAAAGCCAACAGGTAATAAACCACCCATCTTTATCGTCAATGGGCTGGACATGAATGTGCTCCTGTTCAATAACATAGCCCGCAACGTAGATCCCGACCAGCCCGTATACGGTTTTCAGTCGAAGGGGCTGAATGGAGTGGATGAGCCTTTTGAAACGCTGGAAGATATGGCGGCAGAGTACATTGCCGCATTACTGGAAAAAGGCTTTACGGACAAGTACGCCCTGGCAGGATATTCATATGGGGGAATTGTAGCCTTCGAAATGGCCAGGCAATTACAAGCGATGGGCAAACAGGTGAAAATGCTGGCGATGTTTGATACCTATGCTTATAACAGGGGGCATTTCGAGACGGGATTGCCCAGGTATATCAGGAAAATAAAACGTCAGTTTCCCAAATTACTGTTTGTAACCGGTTCCCTGATGCGGCAGCCGATGGAGACGCTTCGCTATCAGCAGGCTTTTTTCCAGCGGAAATACAACGAGTTTGCCGTCTATATGGGACTGCAGAATCCGCAGCCTGTAGACAGTGCTGAAGACAAGATCAATGAAAAATATGAAGCGGCCTACCGTAAGTATCATATGCAGCCCTGCGATGCCTGTGTAATTGACCTGTTCCGCGTAGATACCCGCCTGTATTTCCTCGATGATCCGATCTACCTGGGATGGAAACCTTACGCATTGAAAGGTCTTGTTGTGCACAATGTGAAAGGAAACCACAAGACATTCCTGATGCCTCCCAATGATAAAGATTTTGCTATCTTGCTGCAGCAATTGCTTGACAAGCGAATGAAACCGGACGCCGATACTTAA
- a CDS encoding lanthionine synthetase C family protein, translating into MNDKRTAGKILQDISQSLDHFTKETAVPGLLGGYTGAALFYAYYYQLTGKQKHLKKAHQLLERGVQDMAGTALPYSHCSGIAGMVWNIQHLIKAGFVNEDGMDDIFEDVDDILGEAMLTAVQQGQHDFLHQGLGIALYFLERGEHPKAKHYLTSLVSSLAATAVKMEDGISWQDHLTGLGAKPQEVTFNMGLAHGVPAVISVLGMIHQQGIAVTATNDLIRKGISWILKGENSPEEGLIALYPVLTDADHQALTGKQSRLGWCYGDLGIATLLLNTGIWLQDNTYQEKALHIFHHTLTHRNSKNGNVHDACLCHGSAGIAHIYRRAWLRTKDPALLTGATNWLQETLQMNTHKDAPRGFRFYAKDGYENSYGILEGVAGIGLALIAAIDETTDPSWDRCMLLC; encoded by the coding sequence ATGAATGATAAAAGAACCGCCGGAAAAATATTACAGGATATCAGCCAATCCCTCGACCATTTTACAAAAGAAACAGCCGTTCCCGGTCTATTGGGCGGTTATACAGGCGCTGCTTTATTCTACGCTTATTATTATCAGCTCACAGGAAAACAGAAACACCTTAAGAAGGCGCACCAATTGCTGGAAAGAGGTGTGCAGGACATGGCGGGAACTGCCCTGCCATACTCTCACTGCAGTGGCATTGCCGGTATGGTATGGAATATACAGCATCTCATAAAAGCTGGTTTTGTGAATGAAGACGGCATGGACGATATATTCGAAGACGTAGATGATATACTGGGAGAGGCGATGTTGACCGCAGTACAGCAGGGACAACACGATTTCCTGCACCAGGGGCTGGGTATTGCCCTGTATTTCCTGGAAAGAGGAGAACATCCGAAGGCAAAGCACTACCTGACATCCCTGGTATCCAGCCTGGCCGCAACAGCTGTGAAAATGGAGGATGGTATCAGCTGGCAGGATCACCTGACCGGATTGGGAGCTAAGCCCCAGGAAGTTACTTTCAACATGGGCCTGGCCCACGGCGTTCCTGCTGTCATCTCCGTTCTCGGTATGATCCATCAGCAGGGCATCGCAGTTACAGCAACCAATGACCTTATCCGGAAGGGAATATCCTGGATCCTCAAAGGAGAGAACAGCCCGGAAGAGGGGCTGATTGCATTATATCCCGTCCTGACAGATGCTGATCACCAGGCCCTCACCGGTAAACAGAGCCGCCTGGGCTGGTGTTACGGCGACCTGGGAATAGCCACCCTCTTGCTGAACACCGGTATCTGGTTACAGGATAACACTTATCAGGAGAAAGCCTTACATATTTTTCATCACACTTTGACCCACCGCAACAGCAAAAACGGTAATGTACACGACGCCTGCCTCTGTCACGGAAGCGCCGGTATTGCACATATCTACAGGCGTGCCTGGCTCCGGACAAAAGACCCCGCTTTATTAACAGGTGCAACAAATTGGTTACAAGAGACTTTACAAATGAATACGCACAAGGATGCTCCCAGAGGCTTCCGCTTCTACGCAAAAGATGGCTATGAAAACAGCTATGGTATCCTGGAAGGAGTGGCCGGTATCGGCCTTGCCCTGATAGCAGCCATCGATGAGACTACAGATCCTTCATGGGACCGGTGTATGTTATTATGTTGA
- the bla gene encoding class A beta-lactamase, subclass A2, which yields MRNRILSGSIILPFLLLTLHSNAQKKADRKKIHEIAKTVKGHVGMAMMLLEDGDTITLNGNDRFPMQSVYKLPLAIAVLNQVDKGKCSLDQVIHIRKQDLLPETWSPIREKFSEGTDMKLRDILAYTVSQSDNNGCDILFRLAGGTAYVENYIHSLGVDSIAIRATEEEASKAWKIQYTNWASPLAMLQLLKGVHTGRYLSKPSNDFLLKIMQETTTGPGRIRGLLPKGAVVAHKTGTSETNANGLTAATNDVGIVTLPNGKHYAIAVFVSDTKADATAREAVIAKLTRLFWNAAK from the coding sequence ATGAGGAATCGTATTTTATCCGGCAGTATAATACTGCCTTTTTTATTGCTTACGCTTCATAGCAATGCACAGAAAAAAGCCGACAGAAAAAAGATCCATGAAATAGCAAAGACTGTCAAAGGCCATGTGGGAATGGCCATGATGTTGCTGGAAGATGGTGATACGATTACCCTGAATGGGAACGACCGATTCCCAATGCAGAGTGTATACAAGCTTCCCCTGGCAATAGCTGTACTCAACCAGGTCGATAAGGGTAAGTGCTCTCTCGACCAGGTCATCCATATTCGTAAACAAGACCTGTTGCCTGAAACGTGGAGCCCTATCCGTGAGAAATTCTCGGAAGGCACCGATATGAAACTGAGGGATATCCTGGCTTATACGGTATCTCAATCCGATAATAATGGATGCGATATATTATTCCGCCTCGCAGGAGGTACGGCCTATGTGGAGAACTATATTCACAGCCTTGGCGTAGACAGTATCGCGATCAGGGCTACAGAAGAAGAGGCCTCAAAGGCATGGAAAATACAATATACCAACTGGGCATCGCCACTGGCCATGTTACAACTATTAAAGGGTGTGCACACCGGCCGGTATTTGTCAAAACCGAGCAATGACTTTCTCCTGAAGATCATGCAGGAAACAACCACAGGTCCCGGAAGAATAAGAGGATTACTTCCTAAAGGTGCTGTAGTTGCACATAAAACGGGCACTTCCGAAACAAATGCAAATGGTTTGACCGCAGCTACAAATGACGTAGGGATTGTAACCTTACCTAACGGGAAGCACTACGCTATCGCTGTTTTCGTCAGCGATACCAAAGCAGATGCTACTGCCCGTGAGGCCGTTATTGCAAAGCTGACCCGCTTGTTCTGGAACGCTGCTAAATAA
- a CDS encoding LuxR C-terminal-related transcriptional regulator: MIRLYFVNNHPLIQEGLRSLLGTEHDILLAGHARSGCACLRFLLHNPVDIVIIDTCLPDIDSIELCANIRMEYPTVAVLVLSALRDEKYIADLLQCGAGGYILNTADKDELLYAVHTVYAGDIYLSPALKQAMSSERVGIQKNFPSLTRREKEVLCLISEGNTNVEIAEKLFISADTVNSHRKKLLAKLEVKNTAMLIKYAVDNKLLV, from the coding sequence ATGATCCGCCTGTATTTCGTAAACAACCATCCGTTGATCCAGGAAGGCCTGCGTTCACTGCTTGGTACTGAACATGATATTTTATTGGCAGGACATGCCCGTAGTGGCTGCGCCTGCCTTAGGTTTCTGTTGCACAACCCCGTTGACATCGTTATTATAGATACCTGTCTGCCAGACATAGATAGTATTGAACTGTGCGCCAATATCAGGATGGAATATCCAACGGTAGCTGTATTGGTGCTGAGCGCTCTACGGGATGAAAAATACATTGCCGACCTGCTGCAATGTGGCGCCGGTGGCTATATTCTCAATACGGCAGATAAAGACGAGCTGCTTTATGCTGTTCACACTGTTTATGCCGGCGATATCTATCTCTCCCCGGCTCTCAAACAGGCTATGAGCAGCGAAAGGGTAGGCATACAAAAAAATTTCCCCTCTCTTACGAGAAGGGAAAAAGAAGTTTTATGTCTGATCTCAGAAGGAAATACGAACGTTGAAATTGCTGAGAAGTTATTTATCAGTGCAGATACTGTGAATAGTCACCGGAAAAAATTACTGGCCAAACTGGAAGTAAAGAACACCGCTATGCTCATCAAGTATGCTGTTGATAACAAACTGCTGGTATGA
- a CDS encoding MHYT domain-containing protein, translated as MNQPINNTLKRFTQRQVLFYFITNVIINALVPYFGFDDLNTVYLFRGEHPVARFFLPMSLLLPLCITIDILNKTTTLLEKEQLVTSPPPKKVKIRFMLKTASLNAIITLFLTLAAMLGIHACLPENYSFNGTMLSVLSGVLAGGMAIFFTLQPIHKVKKLYPH; from the coding sequence ATGAACCAGCCCATTAACAATACCTTAAAGCGGTTTACGCAGCGCCAGGTACTCTTTTATTTCATTACCAATGTGATCATTAATGCATTGGTGCCCTATTTCGGCTTTGATGATCTTAATACGGTGTACCTGTTCCGGGGAGAACATCCCGTGGCCAGGTTCTTCCTGCCCATGTCCCTGCTGCTGCCTTTATGTATCACTATTGACATATTAAACAAAACCACTACGCTGCTGGAGAAGGAACAGCTGGTCACTTCTCCGCCGCCTAAAAAGGTCAAGATCCGTTTCATGCTAAAAACTGCGTCGCTAAACGCAATAATCACCCTGTTTCTGACGTTAGCCGCTATGCTTGGTATACATGCCTGCTTACCCGAGAATTACAGCTTTAATGGTACAATGCTGTCAGTTCTGTCGGGAGTGCTGGCCGGGGGGATGGCTATCTTCTTCACCCTTCAGCCGATCCATAAGGTAAAAAAGCTGTATCCGCACTAA
- a CDS encoding lantibiotic dehydratase, whose amino-acid sequence MMTNKGFYLLRSPLLPVDFLTRFLQLPYAALADEIKQTFTDPYLAEAIYIASPELSNELRKWQQELLTAEKDVNKLVLSLFRYLLRMSSRCTPYGLFAGCATGAFGQATAIHLEALQQHRKYCRLDMNYVAELAEKIAQIPAVQEQLHYFPNNSVYRTGDTYRYAAFTVKNKFRQYDLTAVNYSVYLEQVLEKAGRGATIGELSAYLTQDEISQEEAREFILELIESQLLISELEPTITGEEFFRILVRRLGELQHTEGIHDTLSAIQHLLGMPATGIDKYLQTHTLVRQLLPDTNNKDLVQTDLFLATSANTISQQVVTEIQEQVTALWKLPAPERTGDLQNFIKSFRERYEEQEIPLAIALDTETGIGYGAYTSHYSAYAPLLDDIVIKNSKGQESISWNEMRQFQLKRYMECLQQQQMEITLTDADIDHLATGNEAPIPDSFYVMGSIVSESAQAIDNGDYLFDFSSCGGPSAANLLGRFCHGDDLLKEKVRECLVEEAQHNPDVIYAEIIHLPEARTGNILLRPQLRDYEIVYLGNGSVAADHQIPVTDLMVRIENNAVVLRSRRFNKRVMPRLSTAHNFSMGSLPMYKFLCDLQFQQLHHATGWQWNLPVAAPFLPRVRYKKFILQKCTWAVHKKDYPALVKHARAQEHFSIFQDIRQTLRLPRYVSITSGDNELFIDLDNESCVHLLVTTLLKKEEITLQEILQTPDQCWITGPGGRFTNELIIPFKSSTVKQAAAIVPAAVSPLPQRHFAPGSEWLYVKIYAGINTTEKVLKTVIKPLVEDLCAKRVIDQWFFIRYTDPDDHIRVRFHHATDKNFWKTVLSELYGIISREVDPGLIHKIQTDTYIREIERYGAATMELSERIFYYDSEAVAGCIDLLEGEEGENYRWLIALRGVDMLLEDFAYSLQEKSAFLKRLQYHFFQEFGGEQALQTQLNSSYRKYMRQISSFLDPAQDAGNEIEDAISLFSIRSSRIRQAIRNAHAGRWDHLMGSYIHMFLNRILLSNQRKQELVIYHFLNKYYESRVAMQKKQLI is encoded by the coding sequence ATGATGACCAATAAAGGCTTTTACCTGCTCAGGTCTCCCCTGCTGCCGGTAGATTTTTTAACCCGCTTTTTACAGCTTCCATATGCCGCACTGGCCGACGAGATCAAACAGACATTTACGGACCCTTACCTGGCGGAAGCAATCTATATCGCGTCGCCGGAGCTGAGCAATGAATTGCGGAAATGGCAACAGGAATTGCTGACGGCCGAAAAGGACGTCAATAAGCTGGTATTGTCGCTGTTCCGGTATCTGCTCCGCATGAGCAGCCGTTGTACGCCATATGGCCTGTTTGCCGGCTGTGCAACGGGTGCTTTCGGTCAGGCTACTGCTATTCACCTGGAAGCCCTCCAACAACACCGGAAATACTGCCGGCTGGACATGAACTACGTAGCCGAACTGGCCGAGAAGATTGCACAGATACCGGCCGTCCAGGAGCAACTGCACTATTTTCCCAACAACTCTGTTTATAGAACGGGCGATACGTACAGGTACGCAGCATTCACCGTTAAAAACAAATTCCGGCAGTATGACCTTACTGCTGTCAACTACTCTGTATACCTGGAGCAGGTGCTGGAAAAGGCAGGCAGGGGTGCCACTATCGGGGAGCTTTCTGCATACCTGACCCAGGACGAGATTTCGCAGGAGGAAGCCCGGGAGTTCATACTGGAACTCATAGAAAGCCAGCTGCTGATCAGCGAACTGGAACCTACTATCACTGGTGAAGAATTCTTTCGTATACTGGTGAGGAGACTGGGAGAACTGCAACATACGGAAGGCATTCATGATACATTGTCGGCCATTCAGCACTTACTCGGCATGCCTGCTACCGGCATTGACAAATACCTGCAAACACATACGCTTGTCAGGCAATTACTGCCGGATACCAACAATAAAGACCTGGTACAGACGGACCTTTTCCTTGCCACATCTGCCAACACGATCAGCCAGCAGGTAGTTACAGAGATACAGGAACAGGTGACGGCCTTATGGAAACTACCGGCGCCGGAGCGGACCGGTGATCTGCAAAACTTCATAAAGAGTTTCCGGGAGCGATACGAGGAGCAGGAAATACCACTGGCCATTGCCCTGGATACGGAAACCGGTATCGGCTATGGCGCTTATACCAGTCATTATTCCGCCTATGCGCCCCTGCTGGACGATATTGTTATAAAAAACAGTAAAGGCCAGGAGAGCATCTCCTGGAATGAGATGCGGCAATTCCAGCTGAAGCGGTACATGGAATGCCTGCAGCAACAGCAGATGGAGATAACGTTAACAGATGCGGATATAGACCATCTTGCTACTGGCAATGAAGCGCCCATTCCCGACAGCTTTTATGTCATGGGGAGTATTGTCAGCGAAAGTGCGCAGGCAATAGACAATGGGGACTACCTGTTTGATTTCAGTTCCTGCGGCGGACCTTCTGCCGCCAACCTGCTGGGAAGGTTCTGTCATGGCGATGACCTGCTGAAAGAAAAGGTAAGGGAGTGCCTTGTGGAAGAAGCACAGCACAACCCTGATGTGATCTACGCTGAGATCATTCACCTGCCGGAAGCAAGAACAGGGAATATCCTGCTGCGGCCACAGCTGAGAGACTACGAAATTGTCTACCTCGGCAATGGCAGCGTAGCGGCAGATCATCAGATACCGGTAACAGACCTGATGGTAAGGATAGAAAATAATGCAGTCGTACTGCGATCCCGCAGGTTCAATAAACGGGTCATGCCCCGCCTGAGCACTGCCCATAACTTCAGCATGGGTAGCCTGCCTATGTACAAGTTCCTGTGCGATCTGCAATTCCAGCAATTACATCACGCTACCGGCTGGCAATGGAATCTGCCTGTTGCAGCCCCCTTCCTGCCACGGGTGCGGTATAAAAAGTTCATCCTGCAAAAATGTACCTGGGCAGTACACAAGAAAGATTATCCCGCATTGGTAAAGCATGCGCGTGCGCAGGAACATTTCAGCATCTTCCAGGATATCAGGCAAACATTGCGTTTACCCAGGTATGTATCTATCACTTCGGGAGATAACGAACTGTTTATTGACCTGGACAATGAATCCTGTGTGCATCTGCTGGTAACTACGCTGCTGAAAAAAGAAGAGATCACCTTACAGGAAATATTGCAGACGCCGGATCAGTGCTGGATCACAGGCCCCGGAGGACGGTTCACGAACGAATTGATCATTCCTTTCAAAAGCAGTACGGTCAAACAGGCTGCCGCTATAGTACCTGCAGCAGTTTCCCCGCTGCCACAGCGGCACTTCGCCCCGGGCAGCGAGTGGCTATACGTAAAAATATATGCGGGCATCAATACAACAGAGAAGGTCCTGAAAACGGTGATCAAGCCACTGGTAGAAGACCTCTGTGCCAAGCGCGTTATAGACCAATGGTTCTTTATCCGTTATACCGATCCAGATGATCATATCAGGGTACGTTTCCATCATGCAACAGACAAAAACTTCTGGAAGACGGTACTTTCCGAGCTTTATGGCATCATTTCAAGGGAGGTGGATCCCGGGCTTATTCATAAGATACAGACCGACACCTATATCCGGGAAATAGAACGCTACGGAGCTGCTACCATGGAACTGAGTGAGCGTATTTTCTATTATGACAGTGAGGCTGTAGCAGGGTGCATTGACCTGCTGGAAGGGGAAGAAGGTGAAAATTACAGGTGGCTGATAGCCTTACGGGGAGTAGATATGTTGCTGGAAGATTTTGCTTATTCGCTACAGGAAAAATCGGCTTTCCTGAAAAGGCTGCAATATCATTTCTTCCAGGAGTTTGGCGGCGAACAGGCATTGCAGACACAGTTAAACAGCAGCTACCGGAAATATATGCGCCAGATCAGCAGTTTCCTGGATCCGGCGCAGGATGCAGGCAATGAGATAGAAGATGCTATTTCATTGTTTAGTATAAGGTCATCCCGCATCCGGCAGGCGATCAGGAACGCACACGCGGGGAGATGGGATCACCTTATGGGCAGCTATATTCACATGTTCCTTAACAGGATATTACTATCCAACCAAAGGAAACAGGAACTCGTCATTTATCATTTCCTGAATAAATATTATGAATCCCGGGTGGCCATGCAAAAGAAACAGCTTATTTAG
- a CDS encoding SDR family NAD(P)-dependent oxidoreductase codes for MKHVLITGANKGIGFEVAKQMAQLGYYVYLGSRDEQNGLAAINQLKNEGITNIALLKIDVSDLDSVRNAAAILQSKVEALDILINNAAIAGPQLQNISACDIATIKETFDTNYFGAIQTTQYFLPLLKKAPLPVIVNVSSELGSLTMQTSEGRNPNWDNYYLYGTTKTALNAFTVSLANEMRGTKFKINNVTPGSTATGLNNFAGIKTVAEGAKPIVRLATIGEDGPTGKFFRQEGEVPW; via the coding sequence ATGAAACATGTATTGATAACTGGCGCCAACAAGGGTATTGGCTTTGAAGTTGCAAAACAAATGGCTCAGCTGGGGTATTATGTTTACCTCGGAAGCAGGGACGAACAGAACGGCCTTGCTGCCATCAATCAACTTAAGAACGAAGGGATCACCAATATAGCATTGCTGAAAATCGATGTATCAGATCTGGATTCGGTCAGGAATGCTGCTGCCATCCTTCAATCAAAAGTAGAAGCACTCGACATACTGATCAACAACGCGGCTATTGCCGGCCCGCAGCTACAGAACATATCGGCTTGCGATATTGCCACAATAAAAGAAACCTTCGATACCAACTATTTCGGTGCTATTCAAACCACGCAGTATTTCCTGCCCTTGTTAAAAAAGGCTCCCTTGCCGGTCATCGTCAATGTATCCAGTGAATTAGGCTCTCTCACTATGCAGACCAGCGAAGGCAGAAATCCTAACTGGGACAACTATTACCTGTATGGCACTACCAAGACTGCGCTGAATGCTTTTACGGTAAGCCTTGCAAATGAAATGCGTGGTACAAAATTCAAGATCAACAATGTAACGCCGGGTTCTACCGCTACCGGCCTCAATAATTTCGCCGGAATCAAAACTGTAGCTGAAGGCGCCAAACCTATTGTACGATTAGCGACTATCGGTGAAGACGGACCTACAGGCAAGTTCTTTCGCCAGGAGGGTGAAGTACCCTGGTAG
- a CDS encoding helix-turn-helix domain-containing protein produces the protein MKEVRRLKSITEFHRVRGLQPPEHPLISVVNYADVKLYPENNNINWVLDFYSISLKRDLAVKFRYGQQQYDFDEGVMFFIAPGQVFNIEVPREQPQKSGWMLLIHPDFFWNTSLAKGIKQYEFFGYATNEALFLSDREETTLNNIIEHIRQEYYTNIDKFSQQIIISHVEALLNYADRFYHRQFITRKISNHQILEKLEQLLDACFKSENLVTNGIPGVQFVSEKLNISPNYLTGLLKTLTGQSTQQHIHNKLIDVAKERLSTTNLSVNEIAYELGFEHPQSFRKFFKSKTEMSPLAFRASFS, from the coding sequence ATGAAAGAAGTGCGGAGATTAAAATCAATCACCGAGTTTCACCGTGTCAGAGGACTCCAGCCACCGGAGCATCCATTGATCAGTGTAGTGAATTATGCAGACGTGAAACTTTATCCTGAGAATAATAATATCAATTGGGTACTTGATTTTTATTCTATTTCTCTGAAAAGAGATCTGGCAGTAAAATTCAGGTACGGACAACAGCAATATGACTTTGATGAAGGCGTGATGTTCTTTATTGCACCGGGCCAGGTTTTTAATATAGAAGTACCACGGGAACAACCGCAAAAATCCGGATGGATGTTACTGATCCATCCGGATTTTTTCTGGAATACCTCTTTGGCAAAAGGTATAAAACAATATGAGTTTTTTGGTTATGCCACAAACGAAGCCTTGTTTTTATCTGACAGGGAAGAAACAACGCTCAACAATATCATTGAGCATATCCGGCAGGAATATTACACCAACATTGATAAATTCAGTCAGCAGATAATAATATCTCATGTTGAAGCGCTCCTGAATTATGCTGACAGATTTTACCACCGGCAGTTCATCACGAGGAAGATCAGTAATCATCAGATCCTGGAAAAATTAGAGCAATTGCTTGATGCTTGCTTTAAAAGTGAAAACCTGGTTACCAATGGCATTCCAGGTGTTCAGTTTGTATCCGAAAAACTGAATATTTCGCCCAATTATCTGACTGGTCTGCTTAAAACGCTTACCGGCCAGAGCACACAACAACATATACATAACAAGTTGATCGATGTGGCGAAAGAGCGGCTTTCAACAACCAATCTATCAGTCAACGAAATTGCCTATGAATTAGGCTTTGAACACCCTCAATCATTCAGAAAGTTTTTTAAGTCGAAAACAGAGATGTCTCCTTTGGCCTTCAGGGCCTCTTTTAGCTGA